In the genome of Labrus bergylta chromosome 7, fLabBer1.1, whole genome shotgun sequence, the window GTATCTGACATGATTGACATGTGGGAatgatgtaacggttcatcaagaggcttaaaacccgcctcagctcccgctctcagcctgtcgttaggttgactgaaaattaggctgagacaggatttccaacatggcggtgGCTTCCAATGAGCCTCCGGAggctcctgcaggaacagatgggtgacgtcactctgGCTTCACCCATTACTATTTACAGACTATTGTTTACACTCCCTTctgcccactacgctctgccaatgaaaggcgtctgatccgaccttcacaacagggtcttaagtctctaactaggctcttctcctctgtcgccccccggtggtggaacgaactaccaAACCGCATTCAATCTCCAGAGTCCCTtttcacctttaagaaaaagtcaaagacacagctctttatgaacacctacgaccttcatgatgatgatgaagatggttttgtttgataacgatgattTTATgctgatgctgattagaactaaAGAGCATCcatcgatgttgtgctttgactCTGGTCctttcctgtcagcacctgtgtgtcttaCTGTACTTTAAGATGTTCATTGCACtcactgacgttgtttcctcttttctagatccttgcttgtgttgtacttactctctgatgcacgtcgctttggataaaagcgtctgctaaatgaattgtagaattgtatttatttattatttataatgataTTTATTGATGTGCATATAGCCCAGCCCTAGACTCACACTCTCATATTTTCTGTCCGTTCCTCAGCTCAGCAGTCGACGTCAGATCAGGAAGCAAAGTGGCCATCAAGAAGCTGTACAGACCTTTCCAGTCGGAGCTGTTTGCCAAGCGAGCGttcagagagctgaagctgCTAAAACATATGAAACATGAGAATGTGAGAATACTTGATTATAGGGAATCCGATAACTCTCTCAGGGTACACTAGTTCAAGGATTCATTCCAATCAATGTTTTGTCGATAAGAATGAAGGAGCACAGATGATGAGTGCCAGtctaatcttttattttctgtagttttaaactgttttgtCTGACATCAAAGGATTCATCTATACATCTAAATCTAAACCACAACCAGATCCAACAACggtgcatcaccataaaacattCTCTAATAACCTTACATAACTTCAACATAACAGCTTCTAAGGGGCTCCTGTAGACTAGTGGTTATGTGGTGCACAGGCTGTAGACCTCATCACCTTGGCCATGGGCTCAAATccaacctcagccctttgctgcatgtcatcccccactctctccttccaacaaTTCCTGTCTTCTGtcaaaaatggcccaaaaaatatcttgaacaaataaataaacaactgcTTCTAAATTAATGGAGAGCACAAAGTGTTAAAAGGCTTCtaacatattttaaacaaaaggaaaacTTATCATAGGATGAGGTGTCCACATGCTGCAGACAGCCCCATGGTTCTGAGAGAGATGACACAGGTGAGCTGGATTGGCCCTTTAGCCCCGCCCATGCAGGTAACAGTCAGGTAAAGGGGAATCACAGAAGGCGGGGTTTTTTGATTCTCGACTGGACTAGCACCAGGACCCACCTCCGACTCCATCATGAAaacttctgatatttttcacCTAATCAGAATTATTATATGACAGTTTGTACAGACAAAACATAGttaagaacaaagaaacagacttgaacaaacatgtttaaaaactttttttttaccccgttttaaaaaaaaatactttattaatctgtGAGGGAAATAAATTCTGGTGTTACTCTCTGGTATTAAGAGACATGcctttcacacacatgcacacacaggacctgtggacgtgcattagtggagagctgtcagagtgaggctgctacacaCGGCTacgcagggagcgcaccagggctgttgggggttcagtgccttgctcaggggcacctagGCAGTGAAGCTCCCTTgttctccagctaccagaccaacatACATATTATGGTCGGCATTGAACaagacttgaaccggcaaccctctggttcccaaccccgCAAGTCCtttcagactgagctactgctgccccagTAGGTGCTCCAGGCACAATATTTGCAACCCACTTAAAATGGCTCTGCagcccacttttgggtcccgacccaccagttgagaaccactgtgtTAAGGGATCTAGACCCTCAGCACTGAAagacgatttttttttttttttttaatcatttttatattttacatcagGGAGGTCATACACAAGATATGCAGAAATCTCTTcacatattaacatgtgataAATACATGATGACACAGACATCGCACGGATAAATGCTTCAGGCCACGTCTCAACTAAAAAGTCCTCTTCCAGCTGTTGCTCTCCctttcatttgacttttaacaAAATCTAAACAAAAGATGTCACACTCACAGGTACTTAGTGAGGTAATTAAAGCAACGTTTAACCAGTCCTCTAATGTTGGAGCGTCTGGTTATAACCACCTCCTCTTCAGGGCTTTCTTCTCTCCGCTGAATGATATTCTCATAAAGTATTTGTCTGCTCTCCACTGAATACATATAATATATCATCAGAGCATTGAATGGAATGAAGATTTGAAATACAGTGTCTAAACAGTTATAAAAGTATTCCCAGTTAGACGTCAGTTTTGGGCAGTCCTAGAATAAACCTCTTCTGAATCTCAGGATGCTTTTCCATCCAAATTCCCTCCAGCTGTGTGAAGATGTAGCTGTAGGAAAATCCCTTTTTATGTAATATTTagtgtgaagagagagagacatgacatTCAAGCATGCAACATTTCCTGGTTCAAAATGAGCCAAAGGATTAAATGATGTTTTCCTTTCTGTTGCAGGTGATCGGCCTGTTGGACGTGTTTACCGCTGACCTCTCTGTCGACATGTTCAATGACTTGTTAGTGCACTTTATGCTTCCCTCCCTGCTGCAGGACTTTAACCCTGTATGTACCTGTGCTTGAACCTGCTTTTAAAAGTCCTGCTGATAACGTGAGTCCGTCTCCCTGCAGTTACCTGGTGATGCCGTTCATGGGGACAGATCTGGGGAAGTTGATGAGGCTGCAGCGGCTGTCGGAGGAAAAGATTCAGTATTTGGTTTATCAGACGCTCAAAGGCCTGAAGGTGGAGAACTCGACTGTGATTGAACAACATGGACAGTTTATTACTTTACTGCGTCGAGTAATTCTTTTATTATACTCTTTTATTACAGTATATTCATTCTGCCGGGATAATCCACAGGGTAAGTTGTCTGTTTATtgtttccagtgtgtgtgtgtgagacaaaaCTCTAACATGATTGTTAATTTTACTGTTTGTGTATCATAATATTTATCCCCCTGACACGATTTAATGTTACGCATGctcaggggcgtgtccaaagGTGGCACACCCCAAAATCCTAAACTATCCTAAACTATGGTCACATGTCCACCttgcgtttttttttctgagcaccagcgccagagagcgtttgcagcagcaggcagtcgtctggagaaaaagcgcaggACCCAGCAACTTTTTTTCCagatgtatgatattccctgtagtttttccgcctacagatcgtgtcttgtaccctcaTCCTCCTTGTGCAACGCTTTGCTTCTCATTGCACAAACCCTTCATACATGTGCTCTgagcacagccagcgcttttctgcagaaaaagaaatgctaGATGGACACAGGGCCTATTCGGTCTTTTTTTGCAAAGGctgcttgtatttttctttatatatcagtgtagcatattttcttttgttcctACTTGAAATTGTAAATAAAGATCTTGTATTTCATAAATCAGGTGCATAGGAAAGTAATGCACATGCCAATTCATGTAATTTCACAAATAAGAGaatgcaggagtttgcatgcactTTTTAAAGTACTTTGAATTATGACTTTGAACATAAATCTTCtctttgtgtcattaaaaataTAAGCTTATGTTTCCATTATCCCGTGTTATAAAGTAGATCTGATTGTTGAAGTCAGAAAGGGTTaattatcattatttaaatgtggGCGCACATCACAcctcaggccacccctgcagaAGTCAATTCCTCATTTGAGCaaccccagtccaaaaagtcttgACACGTCCCTGCGCATGCAACACATCATAAtaagtgttttcttttgattACCTGCAGGACCTCAAACCAGGAAACCTCGCTGTCAATCAAGACTGTGAGCTCAAGGTAGAGACTTGCTCTCTCTGctgaaccaaacaaacaaaagccatCATGTGTCATTTCATCATTTATGTTATAAAAAGGTCAAACTCTAACTATAAAACCCTCCACGCATTGCTCTGCACGTTCTCTGCCAGCTCTACATTTCCCTGCAGTCTTATTAGCAGAGCTGTTAGCTCCGTGTGAGCAGATGTAAATGTGTCTGGGTCTGATTTTTTTCATCTCGTGTTCTGTCAGATCTTGGACTTTGGTTTGGCGCGGCAGGCGGACAGCGAGATGACGGGCTATGTGGTGACTCGCTGGTACAGAGCCCCGGAGGTCATCCTGAGCTGGATGCACTACACTCAGACCGGTAATGAAGAGCTAATtcaaggggaaaaaaacccaCTCATGCTGTCATGTTTTATCTCTGCGTCGTGTTCGGTGCTCCCTATTAGCACCGAGCCCTTGCCTTTTCATGTGATGTAGCAGTAAATGGATGTTTTAGTGTACTCACTTGCCCCCCAATCAGGGCTTCTGCTTCAAGCTGGTGAtcactacatttcccagaatgaCCTTTACAACCCACAGAAGAACGGGCCGAGGTTTTGAAGCTTTTTTGTGCTctttaaaaagacttcctgcTCGTCTCGTTTAGCTGCTTGATTGAAGCAACAGACAGGAAAGTTCTGCTTCTTCTAAATAAACTTCGGAgtgggctgcatgtgtgaacacaattcACCTTGACTTTTTCTTTACCAATCCCATGGTTAATGAGCCGCATGAAGTCACAGGTGAGCTGATGttagaacacagcaggaaatattcatgaaaattcacCCAAAGCCATTTGGACCAACACGGACTGTATGCGTGCATCTGTtatgatctctgtgcacgtattTAAATTTCTTTATTATGCTTTCTGTTTGGCTGTCTGatttctccgctcttttgttgaaactgtgagtgtgtttaactACACAGAGAACGGGTATACTTGGAGATAAAGGCAAACATTGTCGTCATTGCGACGAACTCTACTGCTTCATGTGCCATGTTTTTTTACGCCATGCACCTCCTCCTGAGACCCCGCCCCTTTTTACCCAACAGGAATGTAAGTCAGGAGGATTTCATCGACAGCCTAACTGAAATTTTTGATGCATATTTATAAGAGATCTCTCATGATGGTAGTGAAAAGACAGCagcttaaaacatattttgtagCTCTATGTTAGAAAGACTTCAAAACACACATGATGACAGTTCAACAGActcagaaatatattttttatgagCAAACTGAGCTCAAAGTTGACAAAAGGCTTCAAGAGACATCTTTGCTCAGTTGATTAAGATGTACTACCTAGATTTATCCACTAGGTGATGATCTCTTAACATCCTTTCTTACGTTGCAGTGGCTCTGTGAGGAGATAAAtactttaagtagtcagaatAAGAAAAGAACTATAGAAggccaagtccatttaccatttgtttttctgcttcttcctcAGTGGATATCTGGTCAGTGGGCTGCATCATGGCTGAGATGCTGCAAGGAAAACCTCTTTTTAAAGGCAGCGACCGTATCCTTTATCATCGCCCGACTCATGATAAGAACAGgaggttcatgttttttgagctgagtggtgtaaatgtttatgaCTGCAgatacaaaaagcaaaaaatcaGGGAGCAGTTTGTTGCATGTGCAAACTTTAATCTCAAAGAACGATCatgcatatgtttttttaattttccagtTTTACCCTTGACCAGTTTTCCTCAGATCTAGATCAACTCTCTGAGATCATGAAGATCACAGGAACACCGACGCAGGAATTTATATCCAAACTAGAATCTGAGGACGTGAGTTCAGATCCAATCTTCAAAATTTACTCTCTGATTTTGTTGCAGGACCCAAATACTCTGGAAACATAAAATCACAGTTCTGTCACTGTTACATCTGATTTATGAATGTATTCTCTTAGGCGAAAAGCTACCTCAAAAGTCTttcaaaagaggaaaagaaagaccTCCACAAGGTGTTTTCCTCGACTAACCCACAAGGTAGGACGTGCTCAGCCTttctgtttgatctgttttgGGTTAGACGGTCAAACTGGGATTTATTTCCCTgattctccttttctttttgtctcctcAGCCGTGTCTGTGCTGGAGCGCATGTTACTGCTGGATCCGGAGCAGAGGGTGACGGCTGCAGAGGCGCTCTCGCTGCCGTACTTCAAAGAGTTCAGAGAACcagaggaggagacggaggCTCAGCCGTACGACCACTCGATAGACAACACTGACATGCAGCTGAATTTGTGGAAACGTAAGGATGAACTATTGCACTGATAAAAAAAGACGATAAAAAGACGATATGAGCTGTTGTGTTGCACTGATCCGTGTCTCACTCTGCGTCTTTCttcaggtcacaccttcacagagATCCTGACCTTCAAACCCGTAATGCCTGAATCAAAAGAAACCTCGCTGTGAGACATGAGGAGAGCACAGCACCAGAACATGTCTTTGTCATAACATGTCATTCCTAACAGGGCTCAAACTCTTTGATCACCAGTCTTAATAAAGCCAACAGATCCAGTTTACAATTCTCTAAAACTTTCCAGCTGCTGGTTTGTCTTTAAACATCATGTAGCTAATAATGTAGATAATTAACTCAGTTTTTGGAGTTTCTTCTCTGAACTTAGTCCCTCCTCAACTGTGTTACGCTTTCTGTCGAGAGATACATCCCctactagagcccgaccgataaatccaccagccgataatatcgcccgatattagcatatcaagtggctatcggtatcggctaatttgagcacagatatgcgccgatattactcgattaattcaccagtcaaatagcatttcatttgagtatcattgtataACACTAGCAgctctctttcaccagcagaaggcgctatatggattacaacaagcattatcactcacCAGGATGTCAAGCGATGATGCAtgtacatgcacaggtacttttcagttgagtgaccatcttgtctttgttataaatcttttcaacacgtttgataactgcatttgagggattaacacaataaatgtgtatatctatatctatctatctatctctacagatcaaagatagatctaagaaagatatcggctgatatatcgttatcagaccccccccccatatcGATATCAGTATCAGTCTTCAAAATCCTATATCAATCGGGCCCTAATCCCTTCTGACCAGCTGGAACGTTCAGGCTGTTTACACCTTGCATCAACATTATTCCTGCGTGATCTGATAACAAGTGGACAGAACATAAGCATGTGCGTTTACACTTTGCATTAACAATGCCTCTCTGTTGAGTACTAGAGATCGGAACTTATAAAAGCGCCTGCACATCATTTCAGTTTATAAAGTTTGAATGAGGCGGTATTGTTCTCCCAGCTCGTCCTTGAAGATCCCGTATTCTCCTCATGTtaacctttcatgttgtcagacTGAAACCTTTAGAGCAGCTTTACATGATTagcagctcaaaaacctccttattcaTTTCAGCCTTAAACAGTTTGTTCAGCCTCTGTCTctttaagcccccccccctccccatgtgcccactttcttctgattggccagctcctTGGAAGCCTTCCAggggcagaatgctgcagggctgcaaGGGGAAGGCAGCTCTCCACTGCTAAGAGGTTTCACCGGCTTATGTAGAGGCTTGAAGCTGTCTCATGAAGTTCTTGTTTTCATATCCAGGAGCTGTCACAACAAGccatttagcgccctctgcagacgtATCCTGGGATTACGGCAACATacatttacctcatgatctggaGCTTTCCCCATGTTTAGTATGtgcattgtaacactatatgtgAGCTTTGAAAATGGGGATCAGAATAATAGGTCAATTGTAATGCTGTGCAGGACACATTAGCTATTTCACTACTAAATCAGTCTATGTGGTCTGAGCTCTCATATCATCTTCAGGATGCATCGGGGTGTGTTCACATCGAGCAGTCCACATGCCATCAGATCACCCAGGACGGAAGCAAAACTACTGAGGATCAGGAAAGAAAAATATCAAATCTGTGTGCACTGATTTTTAAACTCTGGAAATAGATTTGAGTCTTACTTGGCTCTAAATTAATGCAAGTTGTAAACAGCCTCAAAGCACACATGGCAGACATGTTTTACTTTTGCCAAAACTACTTATTGTCAAACTGAGAGTCTGTTGAAGCTCTCTGTTGGCTTGATTTGACGTATCAGTTTGATGGAAACAGAATCACTTAAATGTAACAGATTCAAGACTCAAGTTAAAATCTTTGCGACTTACtttgagagattttttttgtgatggATTGTATTGTCAAATGGCTTTATGTTTGGGACTGTGTGTCCTTGAGAGACATGTGATTGGATTTATTGTGACgtccttgtgtgtctgtgcgtgtgtgtagtcTGAATGTCTGCCCTGACCTTGTCTTTCCTCCGAGTGGCCTTAAAGATAACGACAGAACAAAAATATGTCTtagtttcaataaaaacaaagatccAGCCCAGCAGACTGCACACAGACATTCACACTTTgaatttataacaaatgttttttgttctttttctttattttaagcaCAAAGGAGCAAAAACACACGTGGGTCTTTGTCGATGTTTGCATTAAAGTTTCATCTCCACTCGTGTGattttgtaataaataattttctTTGGTATTACAcctattttcttcttttgcctCCTAACCTggtttttgttaaataattgattttgATTAATAGCATTCTTTGTGGGCTAACATTGGACCACCTCATTGCTTTAATTCTTTGGTGTTGTAACTTAAgactataaaaagacaacaaggttgataaatgaaaacaaagagatcAAAAAGAGTTGAAAGTGTTAGGCCGTAATTCTTCAGCAAGGTGATCca includes:
- the mapk12a gene encoding mitogen-activated protein kinase 12 — protein: MTKRVRPGYYRQEVNKTSWEVPERYRELKQVGTGAYGTVCSAVDVRSGSKVAIKKLYRPFQSELFAKRAFRELKLLKHMKHENVIGLLDVFTADLSVDMFNDFYLVMPFMGTDLGKLMRLQRLSEEKIQYLVYQTLKGLKYIHSAGIIHRDLKPGNLAVNQDCELKILDFGLARQADSEMTGYVVTRWYRAPEVILSWMHYTQTVDIWSVGCIMAEMLQGKPLFKGSDHLDQLSEIMKITGTPTQEFISKLESEDAKSYLKSLSKEEKKDLHKVFSSTNPQAVSVLERMLLLDPEQRVTAAEALSLPYFKEFREPEEETEAQPYDHSIDNTDMQLNLWKRHTFTEILTFKPVMPESKETSL